A window from Sphingobacteriia bacterium encodes these proteins:
- a CDS encoding DUF2163 domain-containing protein has translation MRNIGKLINSYTNSITTLCNCIEIKRKDGLILYFTDHEKDLVINEIIYNSCQSFEASAFANELGLTPNNLNIQGILSHENIRNDEILAGKYDFAEVTIFQIDYTNPSIGKIIINHGFIGEINCNNNHFSAELKSLSQKTDQVLGEIYSPMCRAKFGSNECGINTNDFSNTSKVIAVDNPYLIFSTNLKKPIGFFDYGLIEFISGDNKNIKIEIRSYFNDQIILATPLPYKILIEDEFKITIGCDKTFTTCCNTFNNAINFRGEPHVPGIDQVFKTPGTL, from the coding sequence ATGCGCAACATTGGAAAACTTATAAATTCTTATACTAATTCTATTACTACTCTTTGTAATTGCATTGAAATAAAACGAAAGGATGGATTAATTCTTTATTTTACAGATCATGAAAAAGATTTAGTAATAAATGAAATAATATATAATTCCTGTCAAAGTTTTGAAGCTTCTGCGTTTGCAAATGAACTTGGACTAACTCCAAACAATTTAAATATTCAAGGAATATTATCACATGAAAATATTAGAAATGATGAGATTTTAGCAGGAAAATATGATTTTGCTGAAGTTACTATTTTTCAAATTGATTATACAAACCCATCAATTGGCAAAATAATAATTAATCACGGATTTATTGGGGAGATAAATTGTAATAACAATCATTTTTCTGCAGAGCTTAAAAGTTTATCCCAAAAAACCGATCAAGTTTTAGGTGAAATATATTCTCCTATGTGTAGAGCCAAATTTGGCAGTAACGAATGTGGGATTAATACTAATGATTTTAGTAATACATCTAAAGTTATTGCAGTAGATAACCCGTATCTTATATTTAGCACAAACCTTAAAAAACCAATCGGCTTTTTTGATTATGGACTTATTGAATTTATAAGCGGTGATAATAAAAATATAAAAATTGAAATTAGATCATATTTTAATGATCAAATAATATTAGCTACTCCCCTTCCATATAAAATATTAATAGAAGATGAATTTAAAATTACAATAGGATGCGATAAAACTTTTACTACTTGCTGTAATACCTTTAATAACGCAATTAATTTTCGTGGTGAGCCTCACGTACCAGGAATTGACCAAGTTTTTAAAACACCGGGAACATTATAA
- a CDS encoding HAMP domain-containing histidine kinase — MWSANNSITFMQQDISIILRFIAGILAFGLIIHDMWSKPFTNYLPLYWHLTLMYSLPFLTSFLFLYNNGSYEWLINIALSLFLLAMLVDWISFIALLAVGISLGYILYTKLVGYENIKIIFNNPHKFYLFIYVTFFSTLIGMLFSRNRESIQKSVVDMLEKRVKERTRELEEALLIKKEFLANLNHEIRTPITGIIAYCKALYEHWNDFSEDKKIEILKKLNNAVDRFYTFVSNIFDLSKFETGKIHLNLEKFNLEEIIKEVMEESEIIKLKKNINIALNCNIPFPIIEGDRFKVKQVIRNLLGNAIKYTSEGIISINVKYGKELKDDGSVIKGIIVSISDEGIGIPEEELEVIFDPFSQSTRTKSPASGRGLSLSVSRKIIETHLGKIWAKNNKNKGATFSFILPS; from the coding sequence ATGTGGTCTGCTAATAATTCAATAACTTTTATGCAGCAGGACATATCGATAATATTAAGGTTTATTGCAGGTATTCTTGCCTTTGGGCTTATCATCCACGATATGTGGAGCAAGCCATTTACTAATTACTTACCTTTATATTGGCATTTAACTTTAATGTATTCTTTGCCATTTTTAACTTCATTTTTATTTCTTTATAATAATGGCTCATATGAATGGTTAATAAACATAGCTCTTTCATTATTTCTTCTTGCAATGCTAGTGGATTGGATAAGCTTTATTGCATTACTTGCAGTAGGAATTAGCTTAGGATATATATTATATACAAAATTAGTAGGCTATGAAAATATCAAAATAATATTTAATAACCCCCATAAGTTTTACCTATTCATTTATGTAACATTTTTTTCAACCCTTATAGGCATGTTGTTTTCTCGTAATAGAGAATCTATTCAAAAGTCTGTAGTAGATATGCTTGAAAAAAGAGTAAAAGAAAGAACGCGTGAGCTTGAGGAAGCACTATTAATTAAAAAAGAATTTTTAGCAAATCTCAATCATGAAATTAGAACCCCCATAACAGGCATAATTGCCTATTGTAAAGCTTTATACGAACATTGGAATGATTTTTCTGAAGATAAAAAAATAGAGATTTTAAAAAAACTTAATAATGCAGTTGATAGATTTTATACATTTGTAAGTAATATATTTGATCTTTCCAAATTTGAAACTGGAAAAATTCATTTAAACTTGGAAAAATTTAACCTTGAAGAAATAATAAAAGAGGTAATGGAAGAAAGTGAAATAATAAAATTAAAGAAAAATATTAATATTGCACTTAACTGTAATATACCTTTTCCTATCATTGAAGGAGATAGATTTAAAGTTAAACAAGTAATTAGAAATTTACTTGGAAATGCAATTAAATATACAAGTGAAGGTATTATTTCAATTAATGTTAAATATGGAAAAGAATTAAAAGATGATGGCAGTGTAATTAAAGGGATTATAGTTTCAATTTCAGATGAAGGAATTGGTATTCCTGAAGAAGAACTCGAAGTTATTTTTGACCCATTTTCACAAAGTACTCGTACTAAATCTCCTGCAAGTGGACGAGGCCTTAGTCTTTCAGTTTCACGTAAAATAATTGAAACCCATTTAGGAAAAATTTGGGCTAAAAATAATAAAAATAAAGGAGCAACTTTTTCCTTTATTTTACCATCTTAA
- a CDS encoding lysozyme — MYEIDEKATSFIKQFEGLSLTPYTCPAGIRTIGYGHVITQEEQYKPDSFQKITNDEADRILENDLNKIRDSIFRNIYAPLTHPQFIAILSFTFNVGGGALQRSSLRQKINRLEHETVPFELNKWVFASGRKLPGLIKRRYFEGLMYKGII; from the coding sequence ATGTATGAAATTGATGAAAAGGCAACTAGCTTCATCAAGCAGTTTGAAGGATTATCGCTTACTCCGTATACATGCCCTGCTGGAATTAGAACCATTGGATACGGACACGTTATTACTCAAGAAGAACAATATAAACCAGACTCATTTCAAAAAATTACAAATGACGAGGCTGATCGAATCCTCGAAAATGATTTAAATAAAATAAGGGATTCAATCTTTAGAAATATCTACGCTCCATTAACTCATCCACAATTCATTGCAATTCTATCTTTTACCTTCAATGTCGGGGGTGGTGCTTTACAACGCTCAAGTTTAAGGCAAAAAATTAACCGCTTAGAACATGAAACTGTACCATTTGAACTTAACAAATGGGTTTTCGCAAGCGGTAGAAAACTTCCAGGGCTTATAAAAAGACGCTATTTTGAAGGGTTAATGTATAAAGGTATAATTTAA
- a CDS encoding DUF2460 domain-containing protein — protein sequence MKNDLNNRFPEDISFGAIGGPEFATNIVTMQNGKEQRNIVWESARCKYNLSYGIKSKEDAIKVLNFFRAKKGKAIPFRFKDHIDYIATNQLIGIGNGITTSFQLIKRYKIGENEEVRVITKPVHNTVKIFLNDKLETDNIIDYEKGLISFKTPPKKGISIFADFEFDVLVRFDNDKLNITLHSDNHLIIDDIHLIEIK from the coding sequence ATGAAAAACGATTTAAATAATCGTTTTCCTGAAGATATTTCGTTTGGTGCCATAGGTGGGCCAGAATTTGCCACAAACATCGTTACTATGCAAAATGGTAAAGAGCAAAGAAATATCGTTTGGGAAAGCGCACGATGCAAATACAATTTATCTTATGGAATTAAATCAAAAGAAGACGCTATAAAAGTTCTAAACTTTTTTAGAGCTAAGAAAGGTAAAGCCATTCCTTTTAGATTTAAAGACCATATAGATTACATAGCAACAAACCAATTAATTGGTATCGGAAATGGAATTACGACTTCTTTCCAATTAATAAAGAGATATAAAATTGGAGAAAATGAAGAAGTTAGGGTTATAACAAAACCAGTTCATAATACAGTCAAAATTTTCCTAAATGATAAACTAGAAACAGATAATATTATTGATTATGAAAAGGGTTTAATAAGTTTTAAAACTCCACCTAAAAAAGGTATTTCGATTTTTGCAGACTTTGAATTTGATGTTTTAGTTCGTTTTGATAATGACAAATTAAACATCACTCTCCATTCCGATAATCATTTAATTATTGATGATATTCACTTAATAGAGATTAAATAA
- a CDS encoding phage major tail protein, TP901-1 family, whose protein sequence is MNAYAGALMLLKIKDNSNKFITIGGMRTTRMVLNNQIIDSTHKLSGNWRELLSGGIKSISISGSGIFTNSESEEIIRKISFNSENAIFQLCFGNGDILSGSFIITSYERSGNYQDEESYNLTIESSGKIDWQKFK, encoded by the coding sequence ATGAATGCTTATGCAGGCGCATTAATGCTTCTTAAAATAAAAGATAATTCAAATAAATTTATTACTATAGGTGGCATGCGCACTACCCGCATGGTGCTTAATAATCAAATAATTGATTCTACCCATAAACTTTCTGGTAACTGGAGAGAATTATTAAGTGGAGGTATTAAATCAATTAGCATATCTGGTAGTGGAATTTTTACAAATTCAGAAAGTGAAGAAATTATACGTAAAATATCTTTTAATAGCGAGAATGCAATTTTTCAATTATGCTTTGGAAATGGAGATATTTTAAGTGGATCATTTATCATCACTTCCTACGAAAGATCTGGTAATTATCAAGATGAAGAAAGCTATAATTTAACAATAGAAAGTAGCGGTAAAATTGATTGGCAGAAATTTAAGTAA
- a CDS encoding sodium:solute symporter family protein yields the protein MEHLNFDSIIVLLYLATTLFIGMYAGRNIKNMKEYAVGDYKFSTSTLTATITATWIGAGSAIGTHEKVYQFGIVWIFIFLGGVVAIFIFQLLAPKIIKFKGSLSTAEMLTRWYGPKVRTIAGICVAICSIGMVGSQIRAVGYLFNEFFDISPVLGIMIGAGIVVAYSSFGGIKAVTYTDVLQFAFFVVAIPLIANVALGQVGGYKVLLDNVPAEHFKLFPNYGKPIEYLTLFFFFAIPFWDSCLIQRVLMARDRNQIVSSFKATAFVMLLFYIICGQTALSALVLNPNLDPNKVLYFVINNYLPLGIKGLGIAGLLAVVMSTADSYLNNSSVAIIHDIVNPSRKTPLSSKQELFITKLSTLTIGCLSIIFAIQFKSITEAMIKSWVLWGAVMVVPLYGAVLGIRSNAKTFILGALGGLTTVVIWAIFDIEARTGVDSVMPALATNLTVFTLASLYYHKLAPEKLYKPNVLQENFEGFDPQKKMVGV from the coding sequence ATGGAGCATTTAAACTTTGACTCAATAATTGTGCTTCTTTACCTTGCTACAACTCTTTTTATTGGTATGTATGCTGGTCGTAATATCAAAAATATGAAAGAATATGCAGTAGGAGATTATAAATTTTCTACCTCAACTTTAACCGCAACAATTACAGCTACTTGGATTGGAGCTGGTTCTGCAATTGGAACCCATGAAAAAGTTTATCAATTTGGTATTGTTTGGATTTTCATCTTCCTAGGTGGTGTAGTTGCAATTTTTATTTTTCAATTACTCGCTCCTAAAATAATAAAGTTTAAAGGTTCATTAAGTACGGCTGAAATGCTAACGCGTTGGTATGGTCCAAAAGTTAGAACAATTGCTGGTATCTGTGTAGCGATTTGCAGTATTGGAATGGTAGGCTCTCAAATACGTGCAGTTGGTTATTTATTTAATGAGTTTTTTGATATTTCGCCAGTACTTGGAATTATGATCGGAGCAGGTATTGTTGTTGCTTACTCCTCTTTTGGTGGAATAAAAGCTGTAACTTATACTGACGTACTTCAATTTGCATTTTTTGTAGTAGCAATTCCTTTAATTGCAAATGTTGCACTAGGACAAGTTGGTGGATACAAGGTATTACTTGATAATGTACCAGCCGAACATTTTAAATTATTTCCAAATTATGGAAAACCTATTGAATATTTAACTTTATTTTTCTTCTTCGCTATTCCTTTTTGGGATTCCTGTTTGATTCAAAGAGTTTTAATGGCAAGAGATAGAAATCAAATTGTAAGTTCATTTAAAGCTACAGCTTTTGTAATGTTACTTTTCTATATTATATGCGGTCAAACTGCACTTTCTGCGCTTGTTTTAAACCCTAATTTAGATCCAAATAAAGTTTTATATTTTGTAATAAATAATTATCTTCCATTAGGAATAAAAGGATTAGGTATAGCAGGATTACTCGCAGTTGTTATGTCGACTGCAGATTCTTATTTAAATAATTCAAGTGTCGCGATAATTCATGATATTGTTAATCCATCTCGCAAAACTCCTTTAAGTAGTAAGCAAGAATTATTCATTACTAAACTTTCAACTTTAACCATTGGATGTTTATCTATTATATTTGCTATTCAATTCAAAAGTATTACTGAAGCAATGATTAAATCATGGGTATTATGGGGAGCAGTTATGGTAGTACCTCTTTATGGAGCAGTACTAGGAATTAGATCAAATGCTAAAACATTTATTTTAGGCGCACTTGGCGGTCTTACTACTGTAGTGATATGGGCAATTTTTGATATTGAAGCAAGAACTGGTGTAGATAGTGTAATGCCGGCATTAGCTACTAATTTAACGGTATTTACTTTAGCTAGTTTATATTATCATAAATTAGCACCTGAAAAACTTTATAAACCTAATGTACTTCAGGAAAATTTTGAAGGATTTGACCCTCAAAAAAAAATGGTTGGAGTATAA
- a CDS encoding phage tail assembly chaperone — translation MHNEKFPWEIIFKISFQILKLKPNELWQMTPREFMILLGDNSHHILSKNEFEQLKKQFPDY, via the coding sequence ATGCATAATGAAAAATTTCCTTGGGAAATTATTTTCAAAATATCTTTCCAAATTTTAAAATTAAAACCAAATGAATTATGGCAAATGACACCTCGCGAATTCATGATTTTACTTGGTGATAATTCACATCATATTTTGAGTAAAAATGAATTCGAACAATTAAAAAAACAATTTCCCGATTATTAA
- a CDS encoding glycoside hydrolase TIM-barrel-like domain-containing protein, translating into MASIVLGTIASSALGASFGILGQASGYFLGSYLGNSVDSKIFGTRSIPKTQGFRLQDLLIQSSAYGSPIPQVYGNIRIAGNIIWALPIHESIEHHTQSARVGKGGGKKISQTYSEYKYYATIAISICKGPIDNVTKIWADTKLLNLQNLAYRFYKGDNSQLPDSLIESIEGKGKTPSYRGLSYIVIENFPLTDFGNRIPNFTFEVAYKPKIDVPNFEEVENLIDGMVIMPASGEFVYETEKVTKSFGEYRNNKWIQKGKRNTINVNNNEFKPDAVIALNQLQETCPNLKWTSLTCSWFTNSLDIHTAKILPGVEYKDAENFPYPWEVANFTRKKAYQINFDKDNLIRFGGTPSDRSILNHITELKARNLKVLFYPLIMVDIEGKPWRGRITGKNEDIVKFFNDKNGYNEFILHYANLVKGKIDAFAIGSELIGITKIKDKNNNFLAVKELIKLAKQVKEILGKDVLVTYAADWSEYHHTDGGFYNLDELWASEHIDMVGIDAYFPLTEGPQKDYDIDSIIQSFTSGECYDYYYDHNIKKKLDSKYAIKNIKYWWENYHYNPKGDRTKWQPKMKKFWFTEFGFPSVDSCTNQPNVFYDPKSVDGGLPKYSKGNIDFIAQRTAILASLKFIKSQEYIEQSFLWCFDARPFPYWPDLKQLWSDGDLWATGHWVNGKLGKTSLAQVVADLCVKSGIDINHIDVTRLNQTIEGFVLPEQMTARNAIETLASAFFFDVIESEGIIKFIPRTNKIPIEINNEELIFTDANTPNITATRKQEIDLPYKVDVIYLSKELDYQQSIKSASRDIKNTQNKENINLPIVLSDLQAKRVAEITLFTSWLEQNSFNFKLPIKYIFLEPGDIVSVKFANRDFLLRIIKVSIGANFEIEITASQDEPSLYDAQKLSKKNHSINLLSNNEDVIFHLFEIPNLNENNNDKIKINLSACSLGSSWNGIQIYEADNLEYITSIPIEGTIGHIISDLKKSSAFVINTHEKIEVVLINGEIEEIENEFQFAVIGNEVIGFQKCELINDNHYILSNIIRGFNSEISSVQSHEIGTRFILLNKAVVTLNLPTEKIRANVKYKIAISGDDLQSLPTHEYCIKALNLKPLSPILHNIEYNNDKTKITWLRRSRIPITLKDNISVPLGETREEYLIEFYNNDTLIFSVNTHNNFLEFNKSQFPQIPTKLTIYQISESFGKGENLTINL; encoded by the coding sequence ATGGCATCAATAGTACTTGGCACCATAGCTTCATCTGCTTTAGGAGCAAGCTTTGGGATACTTGGTCAGGCTAGTGGATATTTCCTTGGATCGTATTTAGGAAATAGCGTTGACTCTAAAATTTTTGGTACAAGATCAATACCAAAAACCCAAGGTTTTAGATTACAAGATTTATTAATCCAAAGCTCAGCTTATGGTTCTCCTATTCCTCAAGTTTATGGCAATATTAGAATTGCAGGAAATATAATTTGGGCACTACCCATTCATGAATCAATTGAACACCACACCCAATCAGCGCGAGTTGGTAAAGGTGGTGGAAAAAAAATATCTCAAACTTATTCAGAATATAAATATTATGCAACCATTGCTATAAGTATTTGCAAAGGTCCTATTGATAATGTTACTAAAATATGGGCTGATACTAAATTACTAAATCTACAAAATTTAGCTTATCGCTTTTATAAAGGAGATAATAGTCAATTACCTGATTCATTAATTGAATCAATTGAAGGCAAAGGTAAAACACCTTCGTATAGAGGATTATCTTATATTGTAATTGAAAATTTTCCGCTTACTGATTTTGGTAATCGAATTCCTAATTTTACTTTTGAAGTAGCTTACAAACCAAAAATTGATGTTCCTAATTTTGAAGAAGTAGAAAATTTAATTGATGGAATGGTTATAATGCCCGCCTCTGGCGAATTTGTTTATGAAACCGAAAAAGTAACTAAATCATTTGGTGAATATCGAAATAATAAATGGATACAAAAAGGAAAGAGAAATACAATTAATGTAAATAATAATGAATTTAAGCCCGATGCAGTAATTGCACTTAATCAGTTACAAGAAACGTGCCCTAATTTAAAATGGACCTCACTTACTTGTTCTTGGTTTACAAATTCATTAGATATACATACAGCCAAAATATTGCCCGGTGTAGAGTATAAAGATGCAGAAAATTTTCCCTACCCATGGGAAGTTGCAAATTTTACCAGAAAAAAAGCTTACCAAATAAATTTTGATAAAGATAATCTTATAAGGTTTGGTGGAACTCCTAGCGATAGAAGTATTTTAAATCACATAACAGAATTAAAAGCACGGAACCTAAAAGTTTTATTTTACCCATTAATTATGGTTGATATAGAAGGAAAACCATGGCGTGGAAGAATTACTGGTAAAAATGAAGATATAGTAAAATTTTTTAATGATAAAAATGGTTATAACGAATTTATTCTTCATTATGCAAATTTAGTTAAAGGCAAAATTGATGCTTTTGCAATTGGTTCCGAATTAATTGGAATTACAAAAATTAAAGATAAAAACAATAATTTTTTAGCCGTTAAAGAGCTTATTAAACTTGCAAAACAAGTAAAAGAAATTTTAGGGAAAGATGTTCTAGTTACTTATGCTGCTGATTGGTCAGAATACCATCATACAGATGGTGGGTTTTATAACCTAGATGAATTATGGGCAAGTGAACATATTGATATGGTAGGTATTGATGCCTATTTCCCATTAACAGAAGGGCCTCAAAAAGATTATGATATAGATTCCATTATACAAAGTTTTACGAGTGGTGAATGCTATGATTACTACTACGATCATAATATTAAAAAGAAATTAGACTCTAAATATGCTATAAAAAATATTAAATATTGGTGGGAAAATTATCATTATAATCCAAAGGGTGATAGAACAAAGTGGCAACCAAAAATGAAAAAATTTTGGTTTACTGAATTTGGTTTTCCTTCAGTTGACTCTTGCACTAATCAACCCAACGTATTTTATGATCCGAAATCTGTTGATGGCGGTTTACCAAAATATTCTAAAGGAAACATTGATTTTATCGCTCAGCGTACAGCAATTCTTGCTAGTTTAAAATTTATAAAATCACAAGAATATATTGAGCAAAGTTTTTTATGGTGTTTTGATGCTCGCCCCTTCCCTTATTGGCCAGATTTAAAACAACTTTGGAGCGATGGTGATTTATGGGCAACCGGACACTGGGTTAATGGAAAATTAGGTAAAACTTCTTTAGCACAAGTGGTTGCAGATCTTTGTGTGAAATCTGGAATTGATATAAATCATATTGATGTGACAAGGCTTAACCAAACTATTGAAGGGTTTGTTTTACCTGAACAAATGACAGCAAGAAATGCAATTGAAACTCTTGCAAGCGCATTCTTTTTTGATGTTATTGAAAGTGAAGGGATAATTAAATTTATTCCAAGAACAAACAAAATACCTATAGAGATTAATAATGAGGAATTAATATTTACAGATGCAAATACCCCTAATATTACTGCTACGCGTAAACAAGAAATCGATTTACCCTATAAAGTAGATGTTATTTATTTAAGTAAGGAGCTTGATTATCAACAATCAATTAAATCTGCTTCTCGTGATATTAAAAATACCCAAAATAAAGAGAATATAAATTTACCAATTGTTTTAAGTGATCTTCAAGCAAAGCGTGTTGCAGAAATTACCTTATTTACTTCATGGCTTGAGCAAAATAGTTTTAATTTTAAATTACCTATAAAATATATTTTTTTAGAACCAGGCGATATAGTTTCTGTAAAATTTGCAAATAGAGATTTTTTACTTAGAATAATAAAGGTAAGTATTGGTGCAAATTTTGAAATTGAAATTACAGCTTCGCAAGATGAACCAAGCCTTTATGACGCACAAAAACTTTCTAAAAAAAATCATTCTATAAATCTTTTATCAAATAATGAAGATGTAATTTTTCATCTATTTGAGATTCCAAATTTAAATGAAAATAATAATGATAAAATAAAAATTAATTTAAGTGCTTGTTCTTTAGGGTCTTCATGGAATGGTATACAAATATATGAGGCAGATAATTTAGAATATATTACTTCAATACCTATTGAAGGTACCATTGGTCATATTATTTCAGATTTAAAAAAATCTTCAGCCTTTGTAATCAATACTCATGAAAAAATTGAAGTTGTATTAATTAACGGTGAAATTGAAGAAATAGAAAATGAATTTCAATTTGCGGTAATAGGAAACGAAGTAATCGGTTTTCAAAAATGTGAGCTTATAAATGACAATCATTATATTTTATCAAATATTATTCGTGGATTTAATAGTGAAATTTCAAGCGTTCAATCACATGAAATTGGTACACGTTTTATTTTACTTAATAAAGCGGTGGTAACATTAAATTTACCAACTGAGAAAATTAGAGCAAATGTTAAATATAAAATTGCAATTTCAGGTGATGATTTACAATCACTTCCAACCCATGAATATTGTATTAAAGCCTTAAACTTAAAACCCCTTTCTCCAATACTACATAATATTGAATATAATAATGATAAAACTAAAATAACTTGGCTAAGACGCAGCCGAATTCCTATCACATTAAAAGACAATATAAGTGTTCCCTTAGGTGAAACTAGAGAAGAATATTTAATCGAATTTTATAATAACGACACACTTATTTTTTCTGTAAATACACATAATAATTTTCTTGAATTTAACAAATCACAATTTCCTCAAATTCCTACAAAACTTACTATTTACCAAATTTCTGAAAGCTTTGGTAAAGGTGAAAATTTAACAATTAATTTATAA
- a CDS encoding phage gp6-like head-tail connector protein: protein MEYTKYYSLEKIAVASNPVISLEEVKQYLRVEHNDEDEIIKDMILAALQTAEQFLNIEIIPKKYIAKYQNILLRKCILPLNPISKINAIRIKNYNEIKLITNFEMTNDKILNFKDLIYTNELEIDFTTGFENTEVLPKFIKQGVLLHTLKLYERKIDAFDEIYLIYQPYKKIRI from the coding sequence ATGGAATACACTAAATACTATTCCCTTGAAAAAATTGCTGTGGCAAGTAACCCTGTTATTTCACTCGAAGAGGTTAAACAATATCTTCGCGTTGAACATAATGATGAAGATGAAATAATTAAAGATATGATTTTAGCTGCACTACAAACAGCTGAACAATTTTTAAATATTGAGATCATACCAAAAAAATATATTGCAAAATATCAAAACATTCTTTTACGAAAATGCATTTTACCCTTAAATCCAATTAGTAAAATCAATGCTATTCGCATTAAAAATTATAATGAAATAAAGCTAATAACTAACTTTGAAATGACTAATGATAAAATTTTAAATTTTAAAGATCTTATCTACACGAATGAACTCGAAATAGATTTTACCACTGGTTTTGAAAATACTGAAGTTCTACCAAAATTTATTAAGCAAGGTGTACTTTTACATACATTAAAATTATATGAAAGAAAAATTGATGCATTTGATGAAATTTATCTCATTTACCAACCTTATAAAAAAATAAGGATATAA
- a CDS encoding nucleotide exchange factor GrpE — MDNIKDQELNSSEENQEKENASEAQPEEVSESPEPSNKAQEQINQLKDQLLRAVAESENLRKRMEKQIEDTAKYAVSSFAKDLINVSENLFRALSNFDIDKIEDKVIKSILEGVVMTQKELHNAFEKHKIIIVQPKLGDAFDHNLHQAVSQIENNELPAGTIGQVLQNGYMLHDRVLRPAMVMVVKES; from the coding sequence ATGGATAATATTAAAGATCAAGAACTTAACTCTTCTGAAGAAAATCAAGAAAAAGAAAATGCAAGCGAAGCTCAACCAGAAGAAGTTTCAGAATCTCCTGAACCTTCAAATAAAGCTCAAGAACAAATAAATCAACTTAAAGATCAATTATTAAGAGCTGTTGCTGAAAGTGAAAACTTACGTAAAAGAATGGAAAAGCAAATTGAAGATACTGCAAAATATGCTGTATCAAGCTTTGCCAAAGATCTTATTAATGTATCTGAAAATCTTTTTAGAGCTCTTTCTAATTTCGATATTGATAAAATTGAAGACAAAGTTATTAAAAGCATATTAGAAGGCGTTGTAATGACTCAAAAAGAATTACATAATGCTTTTGAAAAACACAAAATTATTATTGTTCAACCAAAACTCGGCGATGCTTTTGATCATAACTTACATCAAGCCGTAAGTCAGATCGAAAATAACGAACTTCCCGCCGGCACTATTGGCCAAGTATTACAAAACGGTTATATGCTACACGACCGTGTTCTTCGTCCAGCAATGGTTATGGTTGTAAAAGAAAGCTAA